From one Pseudomonas sp. B21-048 genomic stretch:
- a CDS encoding dermonecrotic toxin domain-containing protein has product MSEKTRTNTASLLLNKSRLVKQTSSGPTLHDAAAQLLRNALKKRYSDQNIDPGKAMLVSPVWRQRNEVLVSNSSHYESLTHALARQAFTQATANYIEGEHFLTQTPHIAEPIHLPVSMDAITSVLNECAPSLFVAFEQSQLDYWNKTVGSLPRWQLLSDTLKEALDVQSVNGWNSDQCTLGRLVSQHPDKASRPVAGSGLSNVRACLLDLDHAFEMAEDSVTRHLMLPGALVLTATQGTRELIVMYTISNGYESFSSMEQLGAALPERIDIDFSGYSLKWRLYEPEGNIFDAMARALVGCQLDAIDTLDPTSRSPLARLASRQIVNNTLSARDSARVEQLKNAIPKWLSAGSHDDIQAYSGYLTDLGILRGGVDSDAFDVEDIPIIQSYAQQQMRDAIVAEKADEDPVKLHLDDIRITVTHSFEAGGFTLPDPRSRSIETLGEFALQNTRPYSATVAYANGTAAPDWMTVTFLLSMANEVNIGETYPQLIKRTLIDDPVQARRHKTRYCRQLPLLLPLRALECKLKGEGGVDEQGYRQVCQLMESIENNTPVTEWPVQIRPLAFMPHFRFGSTPDTVANMYIIGPRKGLSGPCLLYRPLLDQTLRQFPSEQNMLYAFYQPSELRDSILAWLPTNALNFEYAQYVFSTGTPSPWTITDLAFEPFIHLDLTASVELANTPLSSDILATLFTHNSQAMTQLADRQSTSNAERRWALLADSGWAIFSVATNFLSGPAGTAIWVWQSISQIQQALDAHERGDTSMAWSSIGNVLLTLGILLTQRIATRRIRFSSPESENTPPKSLSEGEPVNVTPPLTKPSMIAQNPSPLGAELPEAHLSALAPAAQTRADKGTRFLQHINQLMVPEPQLPEGAQADSDHLHPFAGKRYAKVGERWFQVSAETDEPVFVVDPDDSSRPGLGIRFDTAEGQWVWDLKLRLRGGGPTGRIQAFRQARAKKKEEAWAALHQFIAQEPTRKANLEVALKLLEDDDISTASDAAIATYTSTANDLANGYDQALQDLEKWHEAGGAGVFYQSQLMRFTVEQHRYINGWLRMKLREYAKNVVPLQAEASTTMTRAKQMETAQKAIAVSDEIVDRLGRLDSSLEKLMSRTGPARKVASDLKRLQPSFSRYDLYANEIGMSTELCLREVSGSDISQTRQLVVKIFDNAGDAGHMLVERREAAQSADTQTQDVEQLTLLVDRLADCERRLRELSVRSSDQLEPVRFKRVQELIAQLHQVARNRLLELLPEPEAVPVAAMSRLEPIPSTSRAIGKVSKSRPRVVDAQKTPSTESLESVEKVPIVKARRGSQAQAATMSDEGIISNGLDLSINLNKFISRTRTDAQRSSRVPADMKDLFDQQATRLDQAADTVKEVLVRNSSRFGVTSLPAELHDGANKLRREGVSVYGAMLMKRKPRETYLQWLDENNQVKIVKDERGRIRTKQRNDYFQEYKILDKTHNDKALWVAHFHYDNLTDPDDRFTVAHLKFADAYLQEQPAKTRQELDTFDAVDNALRRIVNPTVRDLFLKPEPKA; this is encoded by the coding sequence ATGAGCGAGAAAACCCGAACGAACACCGCCTCCCTGCTGTTGAACAAAAGCCGTCTGGTGAAACAGACCAGCAGCGGCCCGACCCTGCATGACGCAGCTGCCCAGCTGTTGCGAAACGCGTTGAAAAAACGTTATAGCGACCAAAACATCGATCCCGGCAAGGCCATGCTGGTGTCCCCCGTATGGCGCCAGCGAAACGAAGTTCTCGTCTCCAACAGCAGCCATTACGAATCGTTGACCCATGCACTGGCGCGTCAGGCTTTCACCCAAGCGACCGCCAACTACATCGAGGGTGAACACTTTCTGACCCAGACACCCCATATCGCCGAACCTATTCATCTGCCGGTCAGCATGGACGCGATTACCTCGGTGCTGAACGAATGCGCACCTTCATTGTTTGTGGCTTTCGAACAAAGCCAGCTCGACTACTGGAATAAAACCGTTGGCTCACTGCCGCGCTGGCAATTGCTGTCCGACACCCTCAAAGAGGCGCTCGACGTTCAGTCGGTCAATGGCTGGAACTCGGATCAATGCACCCTCGGGCGCCTGGTTTCGCAACACCCCGACAAGGCATCGCGCCCGGTGGCTGGTAGCGGATTGTCGAATGTCCGCGCCTGCCTGCTGGATCTCGATCATGCCTTCGAAATGGCCGAGGACAGCGTCACCCGGCACTTGATGCTGCCCGGTGCTCTGGTGCTGACGGCGACTCAAGGCACCCGTGAGCTGATCGTGATGTACACGATCTCCAACGGCTACGAATCGTTCAGTTCGATGGAGCAACTGGGTGCCGCCCTCCCCGAACGGATCGACATCGACTTCAGCGGCTACAGCCTCAAGTGGCGCCTCTACGAACCCGAGGGCAACATTTTCGATGCCATGGCCCGGGCACTGGTGGGCTGTCAGCTCGACGCCATCGATACACTCGACCCGACCAGCCGTTCGCCCTTGGCCCGACTCGCGTCCAGACAGATCGTGAACAACACGCTCAGTGCCAGGGATAGCGCACGCGTCGAGCAGCTGAAGAACGCAATACCCAAGTGGCTTTCGGCAGGCTCACACGACGATATCCAGGCCTATAGTGGCTACCTGACTGATTTGGGCATCCTCAGAGGCGGTGTGGACAGTGACGCTTTCGACGTCGAAGACATCCCGATCATTCAAAGCTATGCCCAACAGCAAATGCGTGACGCCATCGTCGCCGAAAAAGCTGACGAAGACCCAGTGAAATTGCATCTGGATGATATTCGGATCACCGTCACGCACAGCTTCGAAGCTGGCGGCTTCACCCTACCCGACCCGCGCAGCCGCAGCATCGAAACCCTTGGCGAATTCGCCCTGCAAAACACCCGCCCCTACAGCGCGACGGTGGCTTATGCCAATGGAACCGCCGCACCGGACTGGATGACGGTCACGTTTTTGTTAAGCATGGCCAACGAGGTCAACATCGGCGAAACCTATCCGCAGTTGATCAAGCGCACGCTCATCGACGACCCGGTCCAGGCCCGGCGTCACAAAACCCGCTACTGCCGTCAGCTGCCATTGCTCCTGCCGTTGCGGGCGCTGGAGTGCAAACTCAAAGGTGAAGGGGGGGTCGATGAACAAGGTTACCGTCAGGTTTGCCAACTGATGGAGTCGATCGAAAACAACACGCCAGTAACCGAATGGCCAGTGCAGATTCGTCCGCTGGCGTTTATGCCGCATTTTCGTTTTGGCAGCACACCGGACACCGTGGCGAATATGTACATCATCGGCCCTCGCAAAGGCTTGAGCGGGCCCTGCCTGCTTTATCGACCCTTGCTGGATCAAACGTTGCGCCAGTTCCCGTCCGAGCAAAACATGCTGTACGCGTTTTACCAGCCGAGCGAACTGCGCGATTCGATACTGGCCTGGCTGCCCACCAATGCGTTGAATTTCGAATACGCCCAGTATGTGTTTTCCACTGGCACCCCCTCGCCGTGGACCATTACCGACCTGGCCTTCGAACCCTTTATCCACCTCGACCTCACCGCCTCTGTCGAGCTGGCAAATACGCCTCTGAGCAGCGATATTCTCGCGACCCTGTTCACCCACAACAGCCAGGCCATGACTCAGCTCGCCGACCGCCAATCGACCTCAAATGCCGAGCGTCGCTGGGCATTGCTGGCCGACAGTGGTTGGGCGATTTTCAGCGTGGCGACCAATTTCCTCAGTGGCCCGGCAGGCACCGCAATCTGGGTCTGGCAAAGCATCAGCCAGATCCAGCAGGCTCTGGACGCCCATGAGCGTGGCGACACGAGCATGGCGTGGTCTTCGATTGGCAATGTCCTGTTGACCTTGGGCATATTGCTCACCCAGAGGATCGCGACACGACGTATTCGGTTCTCAAGCCCAGAAAGCGAAAATACCCCGCCGAAAAGCCTGTCGGAGGGCGAGCCTGTAAACGTCACGCCGCCGCTCACAAAGCCGTCGATGATCGCGCAGAACCCAAGCCCGCTGGGCGCCGAATTGCCCGAGGCTCATCTCTCCGCCCTGGCACCGGCCGCCCAGACCCGCGCTGACAAAGGAACGAGATTTTTACAGCACATCAATCAACTCATGGTTCCGGAACCGCAGCTGCCCGAAGGTGCGCAAGCTGATTCCGATCATCTCCATCCATTCGCGGGCAAACGCTACGCCAAGGTCGGTGAGCGCTGGTTTCAGGTCAGTGCCGAAACGGACGAACCGGTTTTCGTCGTTGATCCAGACGATTCCTCGCGGCCCGGATTGGGAATCAGGTTCGACACCGCCGAAGGTCAATGGGTGTGGGATCTGAAATTGCGCTTGCGCGGCGGTGGCCCAACCGGCCGGATCCAGGCGTTTCGGCAAGCAAGAGCCAAGAAAAAGGAAGAGGCGTGGGCCGCGCTGCATCAGTTCATCGCACAGGAACCCACTCGTAAGGCCAATCTGGAGGTGGCCTTAAAACTTTTGGAGGATGACGACATATCAACGGCCTCCGACGCAGCCATCGCCACTTACACCTCGACGGCCAATGACTTGGCCAATGGATATGACCAGGCACTGCAAGACCTCGAAAAATGGCACGAAGCGGGAGGCGCCGGCGTGTTTTACCAGTCGCAGTTAATGCGCTTCACCGTTGAACAGCACCGCTACATCAACGGCTGGCTGAGAATGAAGTTGCGCGAGTACGCAAAAAACGTCGTACCTCTCCAGGCAGAGGCCTCGACCACGATGACCCGTGCCAAACAGATGGAGACCGCACAAAAGGCCATTGCCGTGAGCGATGAAATAGTTGACCGTCTCGGTCGCCTGGACAGCTCACTGGAAAAGCTAATGAGCCGTACAGGTCCCGCCCGCAAGGTCGCCAGTGACCTGAAACGGTTACAGCCTTCATTTTCGCGCTATGACCTTTATGCCAATGAAATCGGCATGTCCACCGAGCTCTGCCTGCGTGAGGTGTCGGGCAGCGACATCAGTCAGACACGTCAGCTAGTCGTAAAAATTTTCGATAATGCAGGTGATGCGGGTCACATGCTCGTCGAGCGGCGCGAAGCCGCGCAATCTGCTGACACCCAGACACAGGATGTGGAACAGCTGACCCTCCTGGTTGACCGTCTGGCGGACTGCGAACGGCGTCTGCGGGAGCTGTCAGTCCGCTCGTCCGATCAACTGGAGCCGGTGAGATTCAAGCGCGTTCAGGAACTGATCGCGCAATTGCATCAAGTGGCGCGCAATCGCCTGCTCGAGTTGCTTCCGGAACCGGAAGCAGTACCGGTCGCTGCGATGTCCAGACTTGAACCGATACCCTCGACTTCAAGAGCCATCGGCAAAGTCAGCAAATCCCGGCCACGGGTCGTTGACGCACAAAAGACCCCTTCTACAGAAAGTCTGGAATCTGTCGAAAAAGTCCCCATCGTCAAAGCGAGGCGCGGTAGCCAAGCACAAGCGGCAACCATGAGTGATGAAGGCATCATCTCCAACGGGCTCGATTTGAGCATCAATCTCAACAAGTTCATAAGCCGTACGCGCACCGATGCTCAACGTTCCTCGCGTGTGCCGGCGGACATGAAAGATCTGTTTGATCAACAGGCGACCCGGCTTGATCAAGCCGCCGATACCGTTAAAGAAGTTCTTGTTCGCAACAGCTCCAGGTTCGGTGTCACGAGTTTGCCCGCAGAACTGCATGACGGGGCGAACAAGCTGCGACGCGAAGGCGTCAGCGTCTACGGCGCCATGCTCATGAAACGCAAACCTCGGGAAACCTATCTGCAATGGCTTGACGAAAACAACCAGGTAAAGATCGTAAAGGATGAGCGCGGCCGCATCAGAACCAAACAGCGCAACGACTACTTTCAGGAATATAAAATCCTCGACAAGACTCACAACGACAAGGCGCTATGGGTAGCGCATTTTCATTATGACAACCTCACCGATCCGGATGACCGGTTTACCGTCGCGCACCTCAAGTTTGCTGATGCCTATCTACAGGAACAACCCGCGAAGACCCGACAGGAACTCGATACCTTTGATGCGGTGGATAACGCGCTGCGCCGTATCGTCAATCCGACAGTGCGGGACCTGTTTCTGAAACCCGAACCGAAAGCATGA
- a CDS encoding PLP-dependent aminotransferase family protein, giving the protein MSNMPLPSSFNPAGIELDRRQGLSRQLYQALRVRVLDGRLASGTRLPASRDLAAALSISRNSVVRAYDQLYAEGFIEGRVGDGTYVAQLPQAAVSVKKLSTKLSTKVSTGFSTGLPTALSTNWLDLPVISSSKVIHRGALGRVEKNHLALPPSGPPRAFRVGVPAFDLFPFEVWAKLNAAFWRKPDLQQLCYGDPAGDARLRGLIAAYLRSSRGMQCTAGQIVITSGAQQGISLCAQLLVEPGDTVAIENPGYQAAGHAFAVAGARLQGVAVDSEGIECAQLAELGDCRLTYVTPSHQYPTGVVMSLARRLELLAWAERTQGWIVEDDYDGEYRYSGAPLAPLAALDRQGRVLYVGTFGKVAFPALRLGYLVLPPSLVDAFAQRRAVDMRHSEVSTQAIMAEFMAAGHFQRHIRRMRRAALSRRNCLLNHWPMSIEGVGNLPAVMAGLHMTVPVSSVARERELIEYAESVEVEVNGLSNYWLPDSQTPLDQRAGLVLGFAAVPEPAIEAALARLRKVWCD; this is encoded by the coding sequence ATGTCGAACATGCCGCTTCCTTCTTCATTCAACCCCGCGGGTATCGAACTTGACCGCCGTCAGGGCCTGAGTCGTCAGCTCTACCAAGCGCTGCGGGTGCGAGTGCTCGACGGACGATTGGCCAGCGGCACACGACTGCCAGCCAGTCGCGATCTGGCGGCGGCGTTATCGATATCCCGTAACAGCGTGGTCCGTGCCTACGATCAGCTTTACGCTGAGGGCTTCATCGAGGGACGTGTTGGCGACGGGACTTATGTCGCGCAATTGCCTCAAGCCGCGGTATCGGTAAAAAAATTATCCACAAAATTATCCACAAAAGTATCCACAGGGTTTTCAACAGGGTTACCCACAGCCTTATCCACAAATTGGCTGGATTTACCTGTGATTTCATCCAGTAAAGTTATCCACAGGGGTGCTTTGGGCAGGGTTGAAAAGAACCATTTGGCCTTGCCTCCCAGTGGTCCGCCTCGGGCATTTCGTGTCGGCGTTCCGGCGTTCGATCTGTTTCCTTTCGAGGTCTGGGCCAAGCTGAATGCGGCTTTCTGGCGTAAGCCGGATTTACAGCAACTGTGTTATGGCGATCCGGCTGGCGATGCTCGACTGCGTGGGCTGATTGCCGCTTATTTGCGCAGTTCGCGGGGCATGCAGTGCACCGCTGGACAAATAGTAATCACCAGTGGTGCACAGCAGGGAATCAGCCTTTGTGCACAGCTGCTGGTGGAACCAGGCGACACAGTGGCGATTGAAAATCCGGGGTACCAGGCGGCGGGTCATGCATTCGCAGTGGCCGGCGCGCGATTGCAGGGCGTGGCAGTGGACAGCGAAGGCATCGAGTGTGCGCAACTGGCGGAACTCGGCGATTGTCGGCTGACGTATGTCACACCGTCGCATCAGTACCCGACCGGGGTGGTTATGAGCCTGGCGCGACGCCTCGAATTATTGGCTTGGGCTGAACGCACCCAGGGCTGGATCGTCGAGGACGACTATGACGGCGAATACCGCTACAGCGGCGCACCGCTGGCCCCGTTGGCGGCACTCGACCGGCAGGGGCGAGTGCTGTATGTCGGAACATTCGGCAAGGTTGCGTTTCCGGCATTGCGTCTGGGCTATCTGGTTTTGCCGCCGAGCCTGGTGGACGCGTTCGCGCAACGTCGGGCGGTGGATATGCGACATTCCGAAGTCAGTACTCAAGCGATCATGGCCGAGTTCATGGCCGCCGGCCATTTCCAGCGGCATATCCGGCGCATGCGGCGCGCGGCGCTGAGCCGACGCAATTGTTTGTTGAACCATTGGCCGATGAGCATCGAGGGCGTTGGCAACCTGCCCGCGGTGATGGCCGGGTTGCACATGACTGTGCCGGTGAGCAGCGTGGCCCGCGAACGTGAGTTGATCGAATACGCCGAAAGTGTCGAGGTCGAGGTCAACGGATTGAGCAATTACTGGCTGCCCGACTCGCAGACCCCATTGGATCAGCGAGCCGGGCTGGTACTGGGTTTTGCCGCGGTACCAGAGCCCGCGATCGAAGCGGCCCTGGCCCGTTTGCGCAAGGTCTGGTGCGACTGA
- a CDS encoding FMN-binding negative transcriptional regulator yields MYTPSTFAIDDLNELHQQILGTRLAVLVTHGEQGLQASHLPLLLNVDHGPNGTLYGHLARANPQWRELQNGAEALVILAGADAYVSPGLYPSKAEHGKVVPTWNYVAVHAYGKAEVFTDAERLRTLVSALTDRHEAGRAHPWKVADAPTDYIDGMLKAIVGFALPIQRLEGKRKLSQNRNAADIAGVREGLATSPDVHDQALAHLMH; encoded by the coding sequence ATGTACACGCCCAGCACTTTCGCCATCGATGATTTGAACGAACTGCATCAGCAGATTCTCGGGACTCGTCTCGCGGTCTTGGTCACCCACGGTGAGCAAGGCCTGCAAGCCAGTCATCTGCCATTGCTGCTGAACGTCGACCACGGCCCAAATGGCACCCTTTACGGCCACCTCGCCCGGGCCAATCCGCAATGGCGTGAATTGCAAAACGGCGCCGAAGCGCTGGTGATTCTTGCCGGTGCGGATGCTTACGTCAGCCCGGGGCTTTACCCGAGCAAAGCCGAGCACGGTAAAGTCGTGCCAACCTGGAACTACGTCGCCGTGCATGCCTATGGCAAGGCCGAAGTTTTCACCGATGCGGAACGCCTGCGCACTCTGGTCAGCGCTCTGACTGATCGTCATGAAGCGGGTCGCGCCCATCCATGGAAAGTCGCCGATGCCCCCACCGATTACATTGACGGGATGCTCAAGGCCATCGTCGGTTTTGCCTTGCCGATCCAGCGTCTGGAGGGCAAACGCAAGCTCAGCCAGAACCGCAATGCTGCAGACATCGCCGGTGTGCGCGAGGGGCTGGCCACCAGCCCTGATGTGCACGACCAGGCCCTCGCCCACTTGATGCATTAA
- a CDS encoding GNAT family N-acetyltransferase, with protein sequence MSQIDIRQVTADDHAAWLPLWQAYLRFYNTELPDAVTQSTWQRLLDPSEPTHAALAWADGKAVGMVHFIYHRSNWSIENSCYLQDLLVTPETRGTGVGRQLIEYVYATAKADGCCEVHWLTHETNATAIQLYERIAERPGFIQFCHAL encoded by the coding sequence ATGAGTCAGATCGACATCCGCCAGGTCACCGCCGACGATCACGCTGCCTGGCTGCCGTTGTGGCAAGCCTACTTGCGCTTCTACAACACCGAATTGCCCGATGCAGTCACCCAGAGCACCTGGCAGCGCCTGCTCGATCCGAGCGAGCCGACCCACGCGGCGCTGGCCTGGGCCGATGGCAAAGCGGTGGGCATGGTGCATTTCATCTATCACCGCTCGAACTGGAGCATCGAAAACTCCTGTTATCTGCAAGACTTGCTGGTAACGCCCGAAACCCGTGGCACCGGTGTTGGCCGGCAACTGATCGAATACGTCTACGCCACGGCCAAGGCCGATGGGTGCTGCGAGGTTCATTGGCTGACCCACGAAACCAACGCCACCGCGATCCAGCTCTATGAGCGAATCGCCGAGCGTCCCGGCTTCATCCAGTTTTGCCACGCCCTATAA
- a CDS encoding GNAT family N-acetyltransferase, with product MSISLADWKGVPPPSVQLIEGRFIRLEKLDPPRHADGLWKALEGPGSDPKLWDYLPYGPFPERSAFNDWLNNHAANSDPYFFTVIDRASGDVQGILSLMSIVPAQGRIEIGHVTFGAAMQRSPRSTEAVYLLARESFALGYRRLEWKCNNGNARSKYAAERLGFSFEGVFRQHMVVKGQNRDTAWYSILDSEWPAIGAGFERWLSDENQTESGQVKTLVECRT from the coding sequence ATGTCGATTTCACTCGCGGACTGGAAAGGCGTTCCGCCACCCTCGGTTCAACTGATCGAAGGGCGTTTCATTCGCCTGGAAAAACTTGACCCGCCCCGTCATGCCGATGGCCTGTGGAAAGCCCTGGAGGGCCCGGGCTCTGATCCGAAACTCTGGGACTATTTGCCTTATGGTCCTTTCCCGGAGCGCAGCGCTTTCAACGATTGGCTGAACAACCATGCGGCCAACAGCGACCCGTATTTCTTCACGGTGATCGACCGGGCCAGCGGCGACGTGCAGGGCATCCTCAGCCTGATGTCGATTGTCCCTGCTCAGGGCCGCATCGAGATCGGCCATGTGACCTTCGGCGCAGCGATGCAACGCTCCCCAAGAAGCACCGAGGCGGTTTACTTGCTGGCCAGGGAATCCTTTGCCTTGGGTTACCGGCGTCTGGAATGGAAATGCAATAACGGCAATGCCCGCTCCAAGTACGCGGCCGAGCGGTTGGGGTTCAGTTTTGAAGGGGTGTTTCGCCAGCACATGGTGGTCAAGGGACAGAACCGAGACACGGCGTGGTATTCGATTCTGGATTCGGAGTGGCCAGCGATTGGCGCGGGGTTCGAGCGGTGGCTGTCCGATGAAAACCAGACGGAATCGGGGCAGGTGAAAACGTTGGTGGAGTGCCGCACCTGA
- a CDS encoding homocysteine S-methyltransferase family protein, whose product MGANTVILDGGMGRELQRRGAPFRQPEWSALALSEAPQAVEAVHAAYIESGSNVITSNSYAVVPFHIGEERFAAEGQALAALAGELARRAVDAAGKPVRVAGSLPPLFGSYRPDLFDAARVTELLTPLVNGLAPHVDLWLAETQSSIVEARAIHAGLPKDGKPFWLSFTLKDEDTDEVPRLRSGEPVAEAAAVAAELGVETLLFNCSQPEVIGAAIDAARETFERLGVKIYIGAYANAFPPQPKEATANDGLDPLRDDLDPPGYLQWAADWQKRGASHLGGCCGIGPEHIAVLAQKLV is encoded by the coding sequence ATGGGCGCAAATACGGTAATTCTGGATGGCGGCATGGGTCGTGAGCTGCAACGCCGCGGGGCACCGTTCAGGCAGCCCGAGTGGTCGGCGCTGGCCTTGAGCGAAGCGCCGCAAGCGGTGGAGGCGGTGCACGCAGCCTATATTGAAAGCGGTTCTAACGTCATCACCAGCAACAGTTATGCGGTGGTGCCGTTCCATATAGGCGAAGAGCGTTTTGCCGCTGAAGGCCAGGCCCTCGCGGCATTGGCCGGTGAGCTGGCCCGTCGTGCGGTCGATGCGGCGGGCAAACCGGTGCGTGTGGCCGGTTCATTGCCGCCGTTGTTCGGCTCCTATCGCCCGGACCTGTTCGACGCTGCGCGGGTAACTGAATTGCTGACCCCTCTGGTCAACGGTCTGGCGCCGCATGTCGACCTGTGGCTGGCGGAAACCCAGAGCTCGATCGTCGAGGCTCGGGCGATCCATGCGGGTCTGCCAAAGGACGGCAAACCATTCTGGCTGTCGTTTACCTTAAAGGATGAAGACACCGACGAAGTGCCGCGTTTGCGTTCCGGTGAGCCTGTGGCTGAGGCTGCCGCGGTGGCGGCTGAGTTGGGCGTCGAGACCTTGCTGTTTAACTGCAGCCAGCCCGAAGTGATCGGCGCTGCGATTGATGCGGCGCGGGAAACCTTTGAACGCCTGGGTGTGAAGATTTACATCGGCGCCTACGCCAATGCCTTCCCTCCGCAGCCGAAAGAGGCCACGGCCAATGACGGTCTGGACCCGTTGCGCGACGATCTCGACCCGCCGGGCTACCTGCAATGGGCGGCTGATTGGCAGAAGCGTGGGGCCAGCCATTTGGGCGGTTGCTGCGGGATCGGGCCGGAGCATATTGCGGTGCTCGCTCAGAAACTGGTTTGA
- a CDS encoding ABC transporter substrate-binding protein yields MKFQPLLALGLTIMAASTHAFAGATLDRIEQKKELVGVLMESYPPFSFLNDQNQLDGFDVDVAKAVADKLGVKLRLETPSWDVIAAGRWSGRYDICICSMTPSKARAEVFDFPVEYYASPAVIVVNAKDDSIHNAKDLSGKKIGLTSASSYESYLNKNLVIEGAEDTQLQYPFENVQIAPYDTDNVAFQDLGLGAGVRLDAILTNLVTAQPRLNEDKRFKLAGQPLYSEPNSVAIEKGDVQWNSKVREVFAQLKQDGTLSKLSQKWIGADISK; encoded by the coding sequence GTGAAATTCCAACCGCTGCTGGCCCTGGGCCTGACAATTATGGCTGCCTCCACTCACGCCTTTGCAGGCGCCACCCTGGATCGCATCGAGCAAAAGAAAGAACTGGTGGGCGTGCTGATGGAAAGCTATCCACCTTTCTCGTTCCTCAACGATCAAAACCAGCTCGACGGTTTCGATGTTGACGTGGCCAAGGCCGTGGCGGACAAACTGGGCGTCAAGCTGCGCCTCGAAACGCCGTCCTGGGACGTGATCGCCGCCGGTCGCTGGAGCGGGCGTTACGATATCTGCATCTGCTCCATGACGCCGAGCAAGGCTCGCGCCGAAGTCTTCGACTTCCCGGTCGAGTACTACGCCTCCCCTGCCGTCATCGTGGTCAACGCCAAGGATGACAGCATTCACAACGCCAAGGACCTGAGCGGCAAAAAAATCGGCCTCACCAGCGCCTCCAGCTATGAAAGCTACCTGAACAAAAACCTGGTGATCGAAGGCGCCGAAGACACCCAACTGCAGTACCCGTTCGAGAATGTGCAGATCGCCCCGTATGACACCGACAACGTCGCGTTCCAGGATTTGGGCCTGGGCGCTGGCGTGCGTCTGGATGCGATCCTCACCAACCTTGTCACTGCCCAACCACGCCTGAACGAAGACAAGCGTTTCAAACTCGCCGGCCAGCCGCTGTACTCGGAACCGAACTCGGTGGCCATCGAAAAAGGCGACGTGCAGTGGAACAGCAAAGTGCGTGAAGTTTTCGCTCAGTTGAAACAAGACGGAACCCTGAGCAAACTGTCGCAAAAATGGATTGGCGCCGACATCAGCAAATGA
- a CDS encoding amino acid ABC transporter permease, which yields MTSFPKPPQPPQPVAESLLQRIFGFRTRLYLTWAAMFGLFASFFLSFDLKFSIILDKLPNLIGLHLAPNGFLQGAALTLFLCLCSIVTSSLLGFITALARLSKSAVAFGIASFYASFFRGTPLLIQILLIYLGLPQLGIVPGAIAAGIIALSLNYGAYLSEIFRAGILGVPHGQREASLALGMRETVIFWRVTLPQAMRTIIPPTTNQFISMLKDSSLISVMGVWEVMFLAQSYGRSSYRYIEMLTTAAVIYWVMSIGLELIQARMERHYGKAYLSRS from the coding sequence ATGACTTCTTTCCCCAAACCACCTCAGCCACCGCAACCGGTGGCTGAGTCGTTGCTGCAACGGATTTTCGGTTTCCGCACGCGGCTGTACCTGACCTGGGCGGCGATGTTCGGCTTGTTCGCGAGTTTCTTCCTGAGCTTCGACCTGAAGTTCTCGATCATCCTCGACAAACTGCCGAACCTGATCGGCCTGCACCTGGCGCCCAACGGCTTTCTGCAAGGTGCGGCGCTGACATTGTTTTTGTGTCTGTGCTCGATCGTGACGTCTTCGCTGCTAGGATTCATCACCGCCCTGGCGCGGCTGTCGAAAAGCGCCGTGGCGTTCGGCATCGCGAGCTTCTATGCCTCATTCTTTCGCGGTACACCGCTGCTGATCCAGATCCTGCTGATCTACCTCGGCCTGCCACAACTCGGCATCGTGCCAGGCGCCATCGCCGCCGGCATCATCGCCCTGTCGCTGAACTACGGCGCCTACCTGAGTGAAATTTTCCGCGCCGGCATCCTCGGCGTGCCCCACGGTCAACGTGAAGCGTCGCTGGCCCTGGGCATGCGCGAAACCGTGATCTTCTGGCGCGTCACCCTGCCCCAAGCCATGCGCACCATCATCCCGCCTACCACCAACCAGTTCATCTCCATGCTCAAGGACTCATCACTGATCTCGGTGATGGGGGTTTGGGAAGTGATGTTTTTGGCGCAGTCGTATGGGCGCTCGAGCTATCGCTATATCGAGATGCTGACCACGGCGGCGGTTATTTATTGGGTGATGTCGATTGGATTGGAGCTGATTCAAGCGCGGATGGAGCGGCATTATGGGAAGGCGTATTTGAGCCGTAGTTAG